One Clostridium estertheticum DNA segment encodes these proteins:
- a CDS encoding ABC transporter permease, with protein sequence MRAVLNHLEFEFKSVIRDKSLLLMNYLFPLAFYFMMSIIMPSINKSFNKTMIPGMIVFTIMVSTLLGMPNPIVSSREKGIYRSYKIYGVGSKAALLIPIITTAIHITIVSIIIILTSANIFHASMPQNYLGFVLSYLIILFSFLGLGTLLGVCSPNSRITVLLAQFVFLPSMMLGGIMMPTDILSKNIQKISNIFPSTHSMNLFNTMAFNANNFGIPTVSMLTLICGGTLSFILATYLFTWDDTNEKASKKIIGIIAILPYLISAFFL encoded by the coding sequence ATGAGGGCGGTATTAAATCATTTAGAATTTGAATTTAAAAGTGTAATAAGAGATAAATCTTTACTGCTGATGAATTATTTATTTCCATTGGCATTTTATTTTATGATGTCAATAATTATGCCAAGCATTAACAAGAGTTTTAATAAGACTATGATACCTGGAATGATAGTGTTTACCATAATGGTTAGTACTCTATTAGGGATGCCTAACCCAATAGTTTCATCCAGGGAAAAAGGGATTTACAGGAGCTATAAGATATATGGAGTAGGCTCTAAAGCGGCATTACTAATACCCATTATTACAACTGCTATTCATATTACAATAGTTTCAATTATTATAATCTTAACAAGTGCAAACATATTTCATGCGTCAATGCCACAAAATTATTTAGGCTTTGTTCTATCATATCTGATTATATTATTTTCATTTTTAGGTTTAGGAACATTATTGGGTGTATGCTCACCAAATAGCAGAATAACAGTGCTTTTAGCTCAATTTGTATTTTTACCTTCAATGATGCTTGGGGGTATTATGATGCCTACAGATATACTTTCTAAAAACATACAAAAAATATCAAATATTTTTCCGTCAACACATTCAATGAATTTATTTAATACTATGGCATTTAACGCAAATAATTTTGGTATCCCAACTGTTTCAATGTTGACACTAATTTGTGGAGGTACATTGTCTTTTATTCTTGCAACTTATTTATTTACATGGGATGACACAAATGAAAAAGCAAGTAAAAAAATCATTGGGATTATAGCAATATTACCATATTTAATTAGTGCTTTTTTCTTATAA
- a CDS encoding VOC family protein produces MSIKMMHHVCIQTEKYEESLQFYTGILGFELVTETANFHERDFNTWLRLGTFMIELQTGKNGDKLKNWSSLNEGIVHICFLVDNVKEEFDRIKKLGYINFKIKNGEEIYKVEDGYLFKIKAPEGTEIEIRDTQI; encoded by the coding sequence ATGAGCATAAAAATGATGCACCATGTCTGTATTCAAACAGAAAAATATGAAGAATCACTTCAATTTTACACTGGAATTTTAGGATTTGAATTAGTTACAGAAACAGCAAATTTCCATGAACGAGATTTTAATACATGGTTAAGACTGGGAACATTTATGATTGAATTACAGACAGGTAAAAATGGCGATAAATTAAAGAATTGGAGTTCATTAAATGAAGGAATAGTCCATATATGTTTTTTAGTGGATAATGTTAAAGAAGAATTTGATAGGATAAAAAAATTAGGTTATATTAATTTCAAGATTAAAAATGGAGAAGAAATATATAAGGTAGAGGACGGATATTTATTTAAAATTAAAGCACCCGAAGGTACTGAAATTGAAATAAGAGATACGCAAATATAA
- a CDS encoding DUF2804 domain-containing protein — translation MANIALYKEKEILEAVNLCSNDGNLDNKSIGWSRNPVFNCNLKGKWLRKKKWNYWCITNNECLFSVTISNIDYVGMAFVYFLDFKTHKFIEKTIMTPFGRGYSMPKTVHETVSFKNSKLELHFISGEKSTLIVAKCSDFMGSSMEANFKVIYPEGHETLNVVVPWNKKSFQFTSKHECLPVDGMLKVGDRIYSFNPENTFACLDFGRGIWPYKVTWNWANASGIIKDRSIGLNLGAKWTDGTGMTENCIVVDGKITKLSEDIIFEYDNKDFMKPWSIKTSITNKINLKFVPFYERIAKSNLIILKSEVHQMIGHFSGSIETDTGECILIDSILGCSEEHYGQW, via the coding sequence TTGGCAAATATAGCACTTTACAAGGAGAAGGAAATTCTTGAAGCTGTAAATTTGTGTAGTAATGATGGAAACTTAGATAACAAGAGCATTGGTTGGTCTAGAAACCCAGTATTTAACTGCAATCTTAAAGGTAAATGGCTTCGAAAGAAGAAGTGGAATTATTGGTGTATAACAAATAATGAATGTCTTTTCTCAGTTACCATATCAAATATTGATTATGTGGGTATGGCTTTTGTATACTTTTTAGACTTTAAAACCCACAAGTTTATCGAAAAAACAATTATGACTCCTTTTGGTAGAGGTTATTCAATGCCTAAAACAGTACATGAAACTGTGTCATTTAAGAATTCTAAATTAGAATTGCATTTTATAAGTGGCGAAAAAAGCACTCTAATTGTTGCAAAATGTAGTGATTTTATGGGGAGTTCAATGGAAGCTAATTTCAAAGTAATTTACCCTGAAGGTCATGAAACATTGAATGTTGTAGTCCCATGGAATAAAAAATCATTCCAATTTACTTCTAAACATGAATGTCTTCCTGTGGACGGAATGCTGAAGGTTGGAGATAGAATATATTCTTTTAATCCTGAAAATACATTTGCTTGTCTTGATTTTGGAAGGGGCATATGGCCTTATAAAGTAACCTGGAACTGGGCCAATGCATCAGGAATCATAAAAGATAGAAGCATAGGGCTAAATTTAGGTGCGAAGTGGACAGATGGAACCGGCATGACAGAGAATTGTATTGTTGTTGATGGTAAAATAACAAAACTCAGTGAGGATATAATCTTTGAATATGATAACAAGGATTTTATGAAGCCCTGGAGTATTAAAACATCTATTACTAACAAAATAAACCTTAAATTTGTACCATTTTATGAAAGAATTGCAAAATCAAATCTTATTATTTTAAAATCAGAAGTACATCAAATGATTGGCCATTTTTCAGGTAGTATTGAAACAGATACAGGGGAATGTATCCTTATAGATTCTATTCTAGGATGTTCTGAAGAACATTATGGCCAGTGGTGA
- a CDS encoding carbohydrate kinase family protein, with product MIMEFKNKINELLLDLESKRPDNEKVLIGLDGFVDKIVHVVGKRKSVTEFDRIKTIKEFGERIVKAAGLSTNFEMVVLQEKLGGNGPILSNAFLTYGLGLTYIGALGYPQVDNVFQHMKENGEVYSIASPGTTDALEFEDGKLMIGKLDSLNDVNWENIKKIIGIPKLRELINDSSLFGLENWTMLPHMSNIWRGIIEEVLPNINNSKGKRFMFFDLADPEKRTNEDIIEALQLIERFNVYFNVILGLNLKEAVEIADVLGVQGYKCDNTDKIDLKTLTEQISKKINIYCLVIHPTIEATAVVGENYYHVDGPYTASPILTTGAGDNFNAGFCLGQILNLSPEQSLILGVATSGYYVRNAKSPSFDVVKEFLNNWRDDNI from the coding sequence ATGATAATGGAATTTAAAAATAAGATTAATGAGCTATTGCTTGATTTAGAGAGTAAAAGGCCGGATAATGAAAAAGTCTTAATTGGTTTGGATGGTTTTGTTGATAAAATTGTTCATGTGGTAGGAAAAAGAAAAAGTGTAACAGAATTTGATAGAATAAAAACGATTAAAGAATTTGGAGAAAGAATAGTAAAAGCTGCTGGACTTAGTACTAATTTTGAAATGGTAGTATTGCAGGAAAAACTTGGTGGTAACGGCCCAATATTAAGCAATGCGTTCTTAACCTATGGACTCGGCCTAACTTATATTGGAGCCCTTGGATATCCTCAAGTAGACAATGTGTTTCAACATATGAAAGAAAATGGTGAGGTATATTCCATAGCGAGTCCAGGTACTACTGATGCTCTAGAATTTGAAGATGGAAAACTAATGATTGGTAAACTTGATTCCCTTAATGATGTAAATTGGGAAAATATAAAAAAAATTATTGGTATACCTAAGCTTAGGGAGCTTATAAATGATTCAAGCCTTTTTGGACTTGAAAACTGGACTATGCTTCCACATATGAGTAATATATGGAGGGGCATAATAGAGGAGGTTCTCCCTAATATTAATAATAGTAAAGGAAAAAGATTCATGTTCTTTGATTTGGCGGATCCAGAGAAAAGAACTAACGAGGATATTATTGAAGCACTGCAGCTTATAGAAAGATTTAATGTATACTTCAATGTAATACTTGGACTTAATTTAAAAGAAGCTGTTGAAATAGCAGATGTTTTAGGAGTACAAGGATATAAATGCGATAATACTGATAAGATTGACTTAAAAACATTAACTGAGCAAATATCAAAAAAAATAAATATATATTGTCTTGTTATACACCCAACAATAGAAGCAACAGCAGTAGTTGGAGAGAACTACTATCATGTTGATGGCCCTTATACAGCAAGTCCAATACTAACAACAGGTGCTGGGGATAACTTCAATGCAGGCTTTTGCCTTGGACAAATTCTTAATCTAAGTCCAGAACAATCCTTAATTTTAGGAGTTGCAACATCAGGTTATTATGTTAGAAATGCGAAAAGTCCAAGCTTCGATGTTGTAAAAGAATTCTTAAATAACTGGCGTGATGATAATATATAA
- a CDS encoding DMT family transporter, whose protein sequence is MQQIKGYLMIALAGSLWGTVGLFGKIFFGYSFDPKLVVFCRLFVGFLIMFIFISFKDKKLLKFDKRGLKYTALIGFFSQALFNVLYFETIKRTTIATAVILLYTAPVFLIIMGRIFYKELLTPIKISALFLCIIGSFLTVTGGSLDTLNINSLGVLTGIGAGFTYALVTIISKAIIDDYHPLTIILYSFLFGWIFLVPFSHPLNLLYVKYSLPIVVSILGLGLIPTVLAYILYITGLSYGVEASKAGIICSIEIVVSVIISYLFFKEVILGVKLLGIIMALGSIFIIKLDKNAIPIINKQQNVNEKLNYIGEELEDLIVLNNTTLLYSGDEKCE, encoded by the coding sequence ATGCAGCAAATAAAAGGATATTTAATGATTGCGCTAGCAGGAAGTTTATGGGGCACTGTAGGATTGTTTGGAAAGATATTTTTTGGTTATAGTTTTGATCCAAAACTTGTGGTGTTCTGTAGACTATTTGTAGGATTTCTTATAATGTTTATCTTTATTTCTTTTAAAGATAAAAAATTATTAAAATTTGATAAAAGGGGATTAAAGTATACTGCTTTAATTGGTTTTTTTTCACAAGCACTTTTCAATGTGCTATATTTTGAAACAATTAAAAGGACTACTATAGCTACAGCCGTTATTTTATTATATACAGCACCTGTTTTTTTAATCATTATGGGAAGGATATTCTATAAAGAATTACTAACCCCTATTAAAATTTCTGCACTTTTTTTATGTATTATTGGTTCATTTTTAACTGTTACCGGAGGATCGCTGGATACTTTAAACATCAACTCATTAGGTGTTCTAACTGGAATAGGAGCAGGTTTCACTTATGCTTTAGTTACTATTATAAGTAAAGCAATCATAGATGATTATCACCCATTGACCATTATTTTATATAGCTTTCTATTTGGTTGGATATTCTTAGTGCCATTTTCTCACCCCTTAAATTTGTTGTATGTAAAATACAGTTTACCTATAGTGGTAAGTATCCTAGGTTTAGGATTAATCCCAACAGTACTTGCATATATTTTGTATATCACTGGATTGTCTTATGGAGTTGAAGCATCAAAAGCAGGTATCATATGTTCCATTGAAATAGTGGTTTCTGTTATTATTTCATATTTATTTTTTAAAGAAGTGATTTTAGGGGTTAAACTATTGGGGATTATAATGGCCTTAGGCTCTATTTTTATCATTAAGTTAGATAAGAATGCAATACCTATTATTAATAAACAGCAAAATGTAAATGAAAAGTTAAACTATATAGGTGAAGAGCTGGAAGATTTAATTGTACTAAATAATACTACATTATTATATTCAGGTGATGAAAAGTGTGAATAA
- a CDS encoding H-type small acid-soluble spore protein, whose amino-acid sequence MDKKRLAEILESHGIINVTYKDNPVWLESIGTDKDEVIQVKDLKTDRLIQVDIKDLKE is encoded by the coding sequence TTGGACAAAAAAAGATTAGCGGAAATACTTGAATCTCATGGTATTATAAATGTCACATATAAAGATAATCCTGTATGGCTCGAAAGTATTGGTACTGATAAAGATGAAGTTATTCAAGTAAAGGATTTAAAAACAGATAGACTTATACAAGTAGATATTAAGGACTTAAAAGAATAA
- a CDS encoding nuclear transport factor 2 family protein, translated as MEHINVNIIDKFFLAYSRNDLNGIKQVLSENVKWVFPGQNPLSGTKVGIEEVISFFDKMGGIMGKSNVKVEKMVIGANDNYVLECQHIRTNREEGTNFDQDMCVLWIFKDDKIIEGKHFISEQFEADSFFNKVF; from the coding sequence ATGGAGCATATAAATGTAAATATTATTGATAAATTCTTCCTGGCATATAGTAGAAATGATTTAAATGGTATTAAACAAGTATTATCTGAAAACGTAAAATGGGTATTTCCGGGGCAAAACCCCTTAAGTGGGACAAAAGTAGGCATTGAAGAGGTTATTTCATTTTTTGATAAGATGGGAGGCATCATGGGAAAATCTAATGTTAAAGTCGAAAAGATGGTTATTGGAGCAAACGATAATTATGTTTTGGAGTGTCAGCACATTCGGACTAATAGAGAGGAAGGAACTAATTTTGACCAGGATATGTGTGTACTTTGGATATTTAAAGATGATAAAATAATAGAGGGTAAGCACTTCATATCAGAGCAGTTTGAAGCAGACTCCTTTTTCAACAAAGTATTTTAA
- a CDS encoding ankyrin repeat domain-containing protein, which produces MKIFSNIFSAEPKSIYRFIEEGNIDEIKNYLKVAKDLNSDFKVESILHYAINNSKNNYFKTIELLINNGADINSHHSEFLETPLHKLCSRIKPQIDVITMILDKGAEVNAINISGKTPVFYCSFNYSVELLNLLVKFGADINIKDKYKNTLLHDDYINCFDEHFEDFLKVLISLGFNINSTNSTGMTPLDYCENKKIKAILIKYNATR; this is translated from the coding sequence ATGAAAATATTCAGTAATATATTCTCTGCAGAACCTAAATCAATTTATAGATTTATTGAAGAGGGCAACATAGATGAAATAAAAAATTATTTGAAGGTGGCTAAGGATTTAAATTCTGACTTTAAAGTGGAAAGTATACTTCATTATGCTATTAATAATAGTAAAAATAACTATTTTAAAACAATTGAGCTTTTAATAAATAATGGTGCTGATATTAACAGTCATCACAGTGAATTCTTAGAAACTCCTCTTCATAAACTTTGTTCAAGGATAAAACCTCAGATAGACGTAATAACTATGATACTGGATAAAGGAGCTGAAGTTAATGCAATCAATATATCCGGTAAGACCCCAGTATTTTACTGCAGCTTTAATTATTCTGTTGAGCTTCTGAATCTTCTTGTAAAATTTGGAGCGGATATCAATATAAAGGATAAATATAAAAATACACTTCTTCACGATGATTATATTAACTGTTTTGATGAACATTTTGAAGATTTTTTAAAAGTTCTCATAAGTCTAGGCTTTAACATAAATTCAACAAATTCTACAGGAATGACTCCCTTGGATTATTGTGAAAATAAAAAAATTAAAGCTATTTTAATAAAATACAATGCTACTAGATAA
- the rodA gene encoding rod shape-determining protein RodA yields the protein MIKKFRINKKLFKQLDFGIIIICIIIMLFGSLNILSATQYLYRGNNIVTTTINFHFLKMHLLWLMIGLSVMYLILLIDYKVIQSYASIIYWFGIFLLILNAIMPVKVNGAESWLKIGPLPQFQPSEFVKIALIIMIAKQLDEMDGNINNIKNFLKLCVYAIIPVVFLLKQPDMGMTMFFFFILLGMFFIAGLNSKTIVGGLIGVSATIALVWNSGLIRIYQKNRLISFLYPDLDPLGTGLQLTMSQIGIGKGGILGTGFLKGSWAAVGSTPESSTDCIFSVVGEEWGLVGAIFLLTLYGLLIYKLVKIAKDSKDIFGTMLTAGIISMFLFSILQNIGMNIGIMPITGLTLPFMSYGGSSIITTFICIGLVLNVGMRRKKFNF from the coding sequence ATGATTAAGAAATTTAGAATTAATAAAAAGTTATTTAAACAACTAGATTTTGGCATAATAATTATTTGCATAATTATTATGTTATTTGGTTCGTTAAATATTTTAAGTGCTACGCAATATCTTTATAGAGGAAATAATATTGTTACTACCACTATAAATTTTCATTTTCTTAAGATGCATTTGTTATGGCTTATGATAGGGTTGTCTGTAATGTATTTAATACTTCTTATAGATTACAAAGTTATCCAAAGTTATGCAAGTATAATATATTGGTTCGGCATATTCCTACTTATACTTAATGCAATAATGCCAGTCAAAGTTAATGGAGCAGAGTCTTGGCTAAAAATAGGACCATTACCTCAATTTCAACCCTCGGAATTTGTAAAGATTGCATTAATAATTATGATTGCTAAACAATTAGATGAAATGGACGGAAATATAAATAATATAAAAAACTTTCTTAAGCTTTGCGTTTATGCTATTATCCCAGTTGTTTTTTTATTAAAGCAGCCTGATATGGGAATGACTATGTTTTTTTTCTTTATCCTTCTAGGCATGTTTTTTATTGCGGGGCTAAATTCCAAGACTATTGTTGGTGGCTTAATAGGAGTGTCTGCTACTATAGCATTAGTTTGGAATTCAGGGCTAATTAGAATTTATCAAAAGAATAGATTGATATCTTTTTTATATCCAGATTTAGATCCTCTAGGTACTGGTCTTCAACTGACCATGTCTCAAATTGGGATAGGCAAGGGTGGAATTTTGGGTACTGGGTTTTTAAAAGGCTCCTGGGCGGCTGTTGGAAGCACCCCTGAATCCAGCACAGATTGCATTTTTTCAGTTGTGGGAGAAGAGTGGGGTTTAGTCGGTGCAATTTTTCTTCTAACTTTGTATGGATTATTAATTTATAAGTTGGTTAAAATTGCTAAAGATTCTAAGGATATATTTGGTACAATGTTAACTGCAGGTATTATATCTATGTTTTTGTTTTCTATTTTGCAGAATATAGGTATGAATATAGGCATTATGCCTATTACAGGACTTACTCTTCCTTTTATGAGTTATGGAGGAAGTTCAATAATTACAACTTTCATATGCATTGGTCTTGTTTTAAACGTAGGCATGAGGAGAAAGAAATTCAACTTTTAG
- a CDS encoding gamma-glutamylcyclotransferase, translating to MVDKIQTPEENVQYEGNKIIRLFVYGTLLKGNSKHEKFLSGARFAGYFTADGFQLYDFGSYPLIIQNEIDKIRGEMYIVDNDILEKLDISEEKANLFTRKLIRVINDNEEVQEAYVYVYNKDVSKNIKVSSDNQPRGALKRNDYVWYASYGSNLIYERLIIYIKGGKCKFNGVTYGGCRNKSLPKDTRPVTIPYKMYYGNESSPWGIGGISFLDTQGSGSALGRMYLVTEEQFEDISKQEGHEENWYNQTISLGEYNGIEIVTITNKNKRPYHDPSDNYLGVIRMGIKETYPDMSDFEVMKYLVECGLEKK from the coding sequence ATGGTAGATAAAATTCAAACCCCAGAAGAAAATGTTCAATATGAAGGTAATAAAATAATAAGGCTTTTTGTTTATGGTACGCTTTTGAAGGGAAATAGCAAGCATGAAAAGTTCCTATCCGGAGCCAGATTTGCAGGGTATTTTACAGCTGATGGCTTTCAATTATATGATTTCGGTAGTTATCCACTAATAATTCAAAATGAGATTGATAAGATTAGAGGCGAGATGTACATTGTCGATAATGATATATTAGAAAAACTAGATATATCTGAGGAAAAAGCTAATTTATTTACGAGAAAATTAATTAGAGTAATTAATGATAATGAAGAGGTTCAAGAAGCTTATGTCTATGTGTATAATAAGGATGTTTCAAAAAATATTAAAGTTAGCTCTGACAACCAACCTAGGGGAGCTTTAAAAAGAAACGATTATGTCTGGTATGCAAGCTATGGATCTAACCTGATTTATGAAAGATTGATAATTTATATTAAAGGTGGAAAGTGTAAATTTAACGGAGTGACTTATGGCGGTTGTAGAAATAAATCACTACCAAAGGATACAAGGCCAGTAACTATTCCTTATAAAATGTATTATGGTAATGAAAGTTCTCCTTGGGGAATTGGTGGAATTTCATTTTTAGATACTCAGGGTAGTGGAAGCGCCTTAGGTAGAATGTACCTTGTTACTGAAGAACAATTTGAAGATATTTCAAAGCAAGAGGGACATGAAGAAAATTGGTATAATCAGACTATTTCATTAGGAGAGTACAATGGTATTGAAATTGTTACCATTACTAATAAAAATAAAAGACCATATCACGACCCTTCTGACAATTATCTTGGAGTAATCAGAATGGGTATAAAAGAAACATATCCTGATATGAGTGACTTTGAGGTAATGAAGTATTTAGTTGAATGTGGATTAGAAAAGAAATAG
- the lysS gene encoding lysine--tRNA ligase: MFRDYVNIENLKTIMSDANEFVVERVKKLNDLMEQGVNPYPYSFKNITHSKFIIDNFGNINEEQSFTVAGRVMLMRRMGKVIFLTLRDQGGDIQAYFNKKALGEEKFEFLKLIDIGDIIGVEGTIFRTKTGEITIRSNNVTMLSKSIRPLPEKFHGIQDVDLKQRHRSLDMIMNNDVKERFIKRSRAMSAIREFLDQQEFIEVETPILDTKYGGGEAKPFVTFVNAIDSEVYMNVSPELYLKRLMVGGIERVYTLGRSFRNEGIDRTHYPEFTLFECYMAYADYKDMMELMENLYDYVFNKINGCTKVCCDGVEIDFKAPWRRATMCDLVKEETGIDVEHMSREEIAKSINEKGLLVEKEQEGLDLEEVSKGELIIELFEGYIEGNLIQPTFVIDYPAESSPLCKAHRNNPELIERFEPFAYGVELGNAYSELNNPLRQRVLLHEQANKLRAGLETASPMDEEFAVAIDTGMPPAGGLGIGIDRMIMFLTGAYSIKDVIAFPLVKR; this comes from the coding sequence ATGTTTAGAGATTATGTTAATATTGAAAATTTAAAAACTATTATGTCAGATGCAAATGAATTTGTTGTTGAGAGAGTTAAAAAATTAAATGATCTGATGGAACAAGGTGTAAATCCATATCCATACAGTTTCAAAAATATAACACATTCGAAATTTATCATAGATAATTTTGGAAATATAAATGAAGAGCAATCATTTACTGTAGCGGGAAGAGTAATGCTTATGCGGAGGATGGGGAAAGTAATATTTTTAACCCTAAGAGACCAAGGTGGAGACATTCAAGCATATTTTAATAAAAAAGCTTTAGGCGAGGAAAAATTCGAATTTTTAAAACTAATTGATATTGGAGATATAATTGGAGTAGAGGGTACTATTTTTAGGACAAAAACAGGAGAAATCACAATAAGATCCAATAATGTGACAATGCTTTCAAAATCCATAAGACCACTACCAGAGAAATTTCATGGTATTCAAGATGTTGACTTAAAACAAAGACACCGTTCACTGGATATGATTATGAATAATGATGTAAAAGAAAGATTTATTAAACGTTCAAGGGCAATGTCAGCTATTCGTGAATTTCTAGATCAGCAAGAGTTTATTGAAGTAGAAACGCCAATTTTAGATACTAAATATGGCGGTGGAGAAGCAAAGCCTTTTGTTACCTTTGTAAATGCAATAGATTCTGAAGTATATATGAATGTATCTCCAGAGCTTTATTTAAAAAGACTTATGGTTGGGGGAATTGAAAGAGTTTATACACTTGGGAGGTCCTTTAGAAATGAAGGAATTGACAGAACACATTATCCAGAGTTTACGCTATTTGAATGTTATATGGCTTATGCAGATTATAAGGATATGATGGAACTTATGGAAAACCTTTATGATTATGTTTTCAATAAAATAAACGGCTGCACAAAGGTTTGTTGTGATGGTGTGGAAATAGATTTTAAGGCACCTTGGAGAAGAGCTACTATGTGTGATTTAGTAAAAGAAGAAACAGGAATAGACGTAGAGCACATGTCAAGAGAAGAAATCGCTAAAAGTATAAATGAAAAAGGCTTATTAGTAGAAAAGGAGCAGGAAGGTCTAGATTTAGAAGAAGTATCTAAAGGAGAACTTATTATAGAGTTATTCGAAGGATACATTGAAGGCAATCTCATACAACCTACCTTTGTAATTGACTATCCTGCTGAATCTTCACCACTTTGCAAAGCGCATAGAAATAATCCTGAACTTATTGAAAGATTTGAACCCTTTGCTTATGGAGTTGAGCTCGGAAATGCTTACTCGGAGCTTAATAATCCACTAAGGCAGAGAGTGCTTTTACATGAGCAAGCAAATAAGCTTAGGGCTGGGCTTGAAACAGCAAGTCCAATGGATGAAGAATTTGCAGTGGCCATTGATACTGGTATGCCACCAGCAGGAGGACTAGGAATAGGTATAGATAGAATGATTATGTTCTTAACTGGGGCTTATTCAATTAAAGATGTTATTGCATTTCCTTTGGTGAAAAGATAA
- the brnQ gene encoding branched-chain amino acid transport system II carrier protein: MKNSTKHSIVIGFALFAMFFGAGNLIFPPFLGKAAGSAFFASIIGFLITGVGLPLAGVIACAKINGTYDKMANRVGKKFAIITGIALILVIGPLFAIPRTAATTFELGIHPIFPSVSQNIAVILYFAVTLAFVLKPSSIIDNIGKILTPALLLMLAIIIFKGIIDPIGPIVNTSYKGGLSKALIEGYQTMDAMASVIFAGIIISSVRSKGYENAKDIMKMTIKSALVSVAGLAFVYGGLMYLGTQTSTLFPADIARTKLVTELVKLDLGSIGAVVLGLCVALACLTTAIGLLASGAEFFANVTKNKVSYKTSAVIMAVVSGLIATKNVDSIITLAGPVLQILYPIVIVLIVITLLGDKVKSNTVVAITTYTALFISILDTINGIYPNSIGFLKFIPLASSGFAWLIPTVLAFVICNLSIKAKEDAVNEDLESEVA, translated from the coding sequence ATGAAAAATTCAACAAAACATTCAATTGTTATAGGTTTTGCACTATTTGCAATGTTTTTCGGTGCTGGAAACCTGATTTTTCCACCATTCCTCGGAAAAGCTGCAGGAAGCGCATTTTTTGCATCCATAATAGGCTTTCTCATTACAGGAGTTGGTCTTCCACTAGCTGGAGTAATTGCCTGTGCCAAAATTAATGGTACTTACGACAAAATGGCCAATAGAGTTGGTAAAAAATTTGCTATAATAACCGGCATAGCTTTAATTCTTGTTATAGGACCGTTATTTGCAATTCCAAGAACCGCTGCAACAACTTTCGAGCTTGGAATACATCCTATATTTCCATCTGTTTCACAAAACATAGCAGTTATATTGTATTTTGCAGTAACACTTGCATTTGTGCTTAAACCTTCTTCAATAATTGATAATATAGGTAAAATACTTACACCCGCGCTTTTGTTAATGCTGGCTATAATTATATTTAAAGGAATAATTGATCCCATCGGACCAATTGTAAATACATCTTACAAAGGTGGATTATCAAAAGCTTTAATAGAAGGTTATCAAACAATGGATGCTATGGCTTCTGTTATATTTGCAGGAATAATTATTTCCTCTGTTAGATCAAAAGGTTATGAAAATGCAAAGGATATAATGAAGATGACTATAAAATCAGCTTTAGTGTCAGTAGCGGGTTTAGCCTTTGTATATGGTGGACTTATGTATCTTGGAACACAAACAAGTACTTTGTTTCCAGCAGATATAGCTAGAACTAAGCTAGTTACAGAACTTGTTAAGTTAGACCTAGGCAGTATCGGTGCAGTTGTTCTTGGTTTATGTGTTGCTCTGGCATGCTTAACAACTGCTATAGGATTACTTGCAAGTGGAGCAGAATTCTTTGCTAATGTTACAAAGAATAAAGTATCTTACAAAACTTCTGCTGTTATTATGGCTGTAGTAAGTGGATTAATAGCTACAAAAAACGTTGATTCTATAATTACATTGGCAGGTCCTGTTTTACAAATTTTATATCCAATTGTAATTGTTCTTATAGTTATTACATTGCTTGGTGATAAAGTGAAAAGTAATACGGTTGTTGCTATAACTACATACACAGCGCTATTTATAAGTATTTTAGATACTATAAATGGTATATATCCAAATAGCATTGGATTTCTTAAATTTATTCCTCTAGCCAGTTCAGGATTCGCATGGCTTATACCTACTGTGCTAGCTTTTGTAATTTGCAACCTTTCAATAAAAGCAAAAGAAGATGCTGTAAATGAAGATTTAGAATCAGAAGTAGCTTAA